In a genomic window of Magnolia sinica isolate HGM2019 chromosome 16, MsV1, whole genome shotgun sequence:
- the LOC131229036 gene encoding proline-rich receptor-like protein kinase PERK4, producing the protein MASPPVTAPSPESESPPSPPTSSSPPPSSSSSSPPPQSAPSPPPPKSNPSTPPPTTTPSPPPPDAKSPPPDEKSPAPPKNSSPPTPLSSPPPSSSDDEGTPNRSPPNSSPPSVVPPPPPQKTTPSSPPKALSPPTHSKSPTPSNHSSSKSPPSHNRDSSDDLNVSLIVGLSVAALILAALIISLVCCMRKKKKKRPQNHMQYYPDPSRGGPKGSNYYNSGPNWYNSPQSMDHVIKVPPPPGAMGPQGGMWPSPPPPPPTHSSDMSSNYSGPHHPPLPPPSPSLALGFNKSTFTYDELASATGGFSQANLLGQGGFGYVYKGLLPNGTKIAVKQLKSGSGQGEREFQAEVEIISRVHHRHLVSLVGYCIAGGQRMLVYEFVPNNTLEHHLHGRGSLTMDFPTRLKIALGSAKGLAYLHEDCHPKIIHRDIKTANILLDNNFEAMVADFGLAKLSSDNHTHVSTRVMGTFGYLAPEYASSGKLTEKSDVFSYGVMLLELITGRRPVDTTNTYMDDSLVDWARPLLTRALEEGNFDELVDPHLQNNFDPNEMVRMVASAAASVRHSARRRPKMSQIVRALEGDVSLQDLNEGVKPGQSSAFGSAGSVDYDTGSYNADMKQFRKVALASQGFMSSEYSGHSSDLGRDVSSSDGTNSREMNQRRSP; encoded by the exons ATGGCATCACCTCCTGTGACTGCTCCGTCGCCGGAATCCGAATCTCCACCCTCCCCTCCGACATCATCATCGCCGCCtccatcatcatcctcatcatctcCACCACCACAGTCAGCACCGTCGCCGCCGCCACCTAAGTCAAACCCTTCAACACCCCCTCCAACGACCACCCCCTCTCCCCCACCCCCAGATGCAAAGTCACCGCCTCCGGATGAAAAGTCGCCAGCCCCACCGAAAAATTCCTCTCCCCCAACACCCTTATCTTCTCCGCCTCCATCGTCATCAGATGATGAAGGCACTCCTAACCGTTCGCCACCCAATTCATCTCCGCCATCCGTGGTCCCACCACCACCACCGCAAAAAACAACACCTTCTTCTCCCCCCAAGGCCTTGTCGCCTCCAACGCATTCGAAGAGCCCGACCCCATCCAACCACAGTTCTAGCAAATCTCCACCGTCACACAATCGTGATTCCTCTGATGATCTGAATGTATCTCTTATTGTTGGACTTTCAGTGGCCGCCTTAATTCTCGCTGCATTGATCATCTCTCTCGTATGCTgtatgaggaagaagaagaagaagagacccCAAAATCACATGCAGTACTATCCAGATCCTTCCCGTGGTGGGCCTAAAG GTAGTAACTATTATAACAGCGGTCCAAATTGGTACAATTCACCGCAATCGATGGACCATGTGATTAAGGTCCCTCCTCCTCCTGGGGCAATGGGCCCACAGGGCGGCATGTGGCCATCACCCCCACCGCCACCACCCACGCACAGCAGCGACATGAGCTCCAACTATTCGGGTCCACACCATCCCCCTCTACCTCCACCTTCCCCGAGCCTTGCACTGGGGTTCAATAAGAGTACTTTCACATACGATGAGCTAGCTTCTGCTACAGGCGGGTTCTCTCAGGCTAACCTCTTAGGCCAGGGCGGGTTCGGGTATGTTTACAAGGGGCTGCTACCCAATGGAACGAAGATCGCAGTGAAGCAGCTCAAGTCGGGCAGTGGGCAGGGAGAACGCGAGTTCCAGGCAGAGGTCGAGATCATCAGTCGGGTCCACCACCGCCACCTCGTGTCGCTTGTCGGATACTGTATTGCAGGCGGGCAGCGGATGCTGGTCTATGAGTTCGTTCCTAATAATACCCTTGAGCACCACCTACATG GAAGGGGCAGTCTCACCATGGATTTTCCTACCAGACTTAAGATTGCATTAGGATCGGCCAAAGgacttgcatatcttcatgaagATT GTCACCCGAAGATTATCCATCGTGATATTAAAACTGCTAACATTCTCTTGGACAACAATTTTGAAGCCATG GTGGCGGATTTTGGACTGGCCAAGCTGTCGTCGGACAACCACACTCATGTTTCGACACGTGTCATGGGGACATTTGG GTATTTGGCTCCCGAGTACGCATCGAGTGGCAAGCTAACTGAGAAATCTGACGTCTTCTCGTATGGTGTCATGCTCCTGGAGCTGATCACCGGACGGCGGCCTGTTGATACTACTAACACCTACATGGATGATAGCTTAGTAGATTGG GCAAGGCCGTTGCTAACCCGAGCATTGGAGGAAGGGAACTTCGATGAGCTAGTTGACCCGCACCTACAGAATAACTTCGACCCCAATGAGATGGTGCGCATGGTAGCTAGCGCTGCTGCATCTGTTCGCCACTCGGCAAGGAGGCGCCCGAAAATGAGCCAG ATAGTACGAGCGCTAGAAGGCGATGTCTCGCTCCAAGACTTGAATGAAGGGGTGAAACCTGGGCAAAGTTCGGCATTTGGGTCGGCCGGGAGTGTGGACTATGACACTGGCTCATACAATGCAGACATGAAACAGTTCCGGAAAGTGGCGTTGGCGAGTCAAGGGTTTATGAGCAGCGAGTACAGCGGGCATTCCAGCGATTTGGGCCGCGATGTCTCGAGTAGCGATGGCACAAACTCACGTGAAATGAACCAAAGGCGCAGCCCTTAA